The following is a genomic window from Plasmodium yoelii strain 17X genome assembly, chromosome: 12.
TTATAAACTATAACGAAccattttttctatatattattttatggttaagttacaAATTAAATCAGAACACAGAGAAAACATTCACCACAATAAacgatttttatactaaTCATGTAAAAAATGGTGGCAAATATGGTAATTTTAATAGTGATTCCATTAGATTTACAAGTTTTGATGAATTCATAGAGAAACATAAAGATTTGTTGAATACTGATATTAAAGATctttctaaattttatgatgcatccAAATTAATATGTAATATGTATGGTAGTGTTGCAAAGAATCAAACAGGCGAAACACTATCAAATGATGCTACTAGTTTTGTTCAAAAATACACAGATTTAagcaataaatataataatgaaagtGCCATACATCTTCAAATAATGCCCGCTTTATTAggtgattataataatttaaataagcAATGTAGCAATATTCCATCTTTTTCAGAGATAGAATCAAAAATTTCTGCACTAACATCTGAAGatacatcatcaagttcgtcgataggaAAAAGATtatttacagttttatcaatatttggtgcaatagcatttttttggggaatttcttataaggtaaataataaggaattaaaaaattattttaattatatatatgtaaacgttaaaaaaaatcatacgttttttaaaattttaatagtattcgttatttggatttcggaaacgagctcaaaaacaacatttaagagagaaaataaaaaaaataaagaagaaaatgaatcattaatatgtgATTCGAAGAGAGTGACTATTTTAGTaaagtaataattatttatatattttaagaaactgtctatttggaagtaatttttggtcacgatttttgcataatttttatatagtttttatgttatggAGCCCATATCGGGGTTAgtctaagtattatattgcatttaattttttataatttaaacactaattaaatatatgtaccatttccgtatgtttaatcaaaGATGAAATTCAAAAGTCCAAATATGCAGCCAAAAgggaataatataatatgaaagaGGCCACATACCATATTTcccataaagtataatatatacaagtGAATATTCAtgtcgatttaatatgattaaaattaaatgtttatattgtatatattaatatatatattgactGCATATGAAGCCGTATTatggaatataataattggctattatataagccttgataacccagagctatattaaattatgcatatcataatgtgtttctttattttatgaaaattttatttagtaaaacttatgatttgtatcatatttattttgatttaaatcatgttatccaactgaactgtaataatagatgttcataaaatatagatgcatggaATATCGATCGAAAATCGACAACAtagtctataaaatattattatgcttctacatgtttagtaatacataaaaaatcgcactatatatataatatttttaaattttaattgtagttactatttttttatttcctttatatttgtattaaaattaattattattaatataagttGCTTTatacgctttaatttattaatcataaggtataataatagattaaccattattaatttttaaacttcatagtttttaagtatatataaattggaaatatattataagagtTAATTGAAAAagtataagtatattaataaagtttaatattatatttttttctaataatcataaataatatgataaacAGAATTagagttattattatatatctatatatataatataataaaatactctaccaataactaatatagaaatattgttatattgtgaaaccttcatataattaaatgttaatattatcgaaaagacataataatacattatatatttgttaatgatCCAATTTGGaatttgtagttttatattataaaaatctgGATCAATGGAGAAAGTATTAAAGACTCAATCAACGTTAAATTtccttttattattccatattatattataattgttttaccatagaactcataaaatatagaatttttaataaatgattttattgtatatacattgataactataacaatataatatataagataaaaatgaacaatgtagagcatttaaagaatatttatataaatttatacactgaaagagaaaatatatcttatctctcccCTCTTAAAGtgcaatataacaacctaatcaaacatagttttatattatactttaaaatttgtatcaatacttatttatgtgttaatattaaatatctaCTAtgtatgattttaaaaactatttaaattcaaagagttattta
Proteins encoded in this region:
- a CDS encoding PIR protein; translated protein: MNDELCGKLNLLRMRLPDELSGNAKIEFNEIQDFQKYCPNKSCNTELEQIAIGFLWLLGEYFTKYPTKSGVINYNEPFFLYIILWLSYKLNQNTEKTFTTINDFYTNHVKNGGKYGNFNSDSIRFTSFDEFIEKHKDLLNTDIKDLSKFYDASKLICNMYGSVAKNQTGETLSNDATSFVQKYTDLSNKYNNESAIHLQIMPALLGDYNNLNKQCSNIPSFSEIESKISALTSEDTSSSSSIGKRLFTVLSIFGAIAFFWGISYKYSLFGFRKRAQKQHLREKIKKIKKKMNH